The sequence below is a genomic window from Pelorhabdus rhamnosifermentans.
AAAAATTGCCGTGTCAAAATGAAACGCTGAAAGCGGATAATTCCCAAAAAAAGAAAAAGAATTTCTTAATCTGATCAATATACTGTAAGAAATATCGTATATAACAAAGAACATTTCATTTTTTTTGCAGGTAAATTTCTTGGCACGAAGTTTGCATATCTATAATATATGAGTAGCTTTATTGTTAGAAGTAGATTTGTTCGAAAGTACGTTTATAGGAGAGATTAGATACATGCGAAATGCAATTGTTGTTTTTTCTAAAGTGCCTAAACTAGGGAAGACCAAGACGCGCCTTACTACGGAAAAGGGCGGAATTATGACGCCGGAAGAAGCGATGGCTTTTTATGAGGGATGCGTACTGGATGTAATTAACGTATGCATTGCAGCGAAATGCGGTGATGTTTGGATTTGTTATAATCATGACGGAGATCATGCGTATCTGGAAAATTTGCTGCTCAGAACTGCTGATCAGTCACAGATTCGCGGGATTTTTGCGGACAAAGGCGGAAGTTTCGATGACTGCATGCAGTATGCTGCAGATCATATTCTGAAGAATGGGTCTCCGGATCGGCTGGCTGACAGTGTCATGATTGTTGGCGGGGACATTCCGAGTCTCCAGCCGGAATTATTGCAAGATGCCTACGGAAAAATGGCAAAGTTGGCAGTCAGCAAGTCTGGTCTAGCAGTGGCAAATAAGACGACGATGTCAGATTTCCCCGTTGGAGCGGCGATGGTAGAAGGAGCCTGCCAAGAAGGCGGTTTTTCCATCATTGGTTTCACTTGCGAGACGTCATTTGATTTCCATAAGGTATTCTATAATATGGACGGGATAACCGCTTTGGATATGCTCGTAGCCAAAGCGAAGGAAGAGAAGATCCCTCTAGCTACGGTTGCAATGGCACCGGATGTGGATATTCCCATTGATCTGGCAAGCATGATCCCAGTACTCAGAGCCCTTCAACTATCTGCTTGCTATGACGACAGTGTTATGGTTCCAGTTAATACGATTGAAGTAATGGAAAAAATCGGTTTAGAAAGTGCAACAACGCCGACTCAGAGATAGACTTGTGAAGAAATCTCAAAGATAAGGTGAATAGCAATGGAACCTAATCATCTAGAAAAATTAATGGCCGAATGTTTGCAATGTAAGCAATGCTCGAATTGTTGTTCGCTCCTAGCTAAAAGCGGGCAATCACCGTTAGAC
It includes:
- a CDS encoding TIGR04282 family arsenosugar biosynthesis glycosyltransferase; translation: MRNAIVVFSKVPKLGKTKTRLTTEKGGIMTPEEAMAFYEGCVLDVINVCIAAKCGDVWICYNHDGDHAYLENLLLRTADQSQIRGIFADKGGSFDDCMQYAADHILKNGSPDRLADSVMIVGGDIPSLQPELLQDAYGKMAKLAVSKSGLAVANKTTMSDFPVGAAMVEGACQEGGFSIIGFTCETSFDFHKVFYNMDGITALDMLVAKAKEEKIPLATVAMAPDVDIPIDLASMIPVLRALQLSACYDDSVMVPVNTIEVMEKIGLESATTPTQR